One Vigna unguiculata cultivar IT97K-499-35 chromosome 11, ASM411807v1, whole genome shotgun sequence DNA window includes the following coding sequences:
- the LOC114170300 gene encoding uncharacterized protein LOC114170300, whose protein sequence is MVIIVEIENYVVKKVLVDQGSSVDILYWATYQKLQLLNTAMVPYDEPIYGFSGEKVSIRDYIDLHTVFRDVAQTKTIPIRFVIVDAPTSYNVLLGRPSLNTLSAVVSTPHLAMKNHPLELPSGCTIKLDTELESEQRDIITPTIFHNSDLFAWSAADLPGVDPQVASHKLSIYKEAQYVSQKKCKLGEERRLAAMAEADKLLSAGFIEEAHYTTWLSNVVLVKKANGKWRMCVDYTDVNKACPRDAYPLPNID, encoded by the exons ATGGTCATCATCgttgaaatagaaaattatgTAGTCAAAAAAGTCCTCGTCGACCAAGGCAGCTCTGTTGACATCCTTTACTGGGCAACATACCAGAAACTTCAACTCCTAAACACTGCTATGGTCCCATATGATGAACCAATTTATGGCTTTTCTGGGGAAAAAGTTTCCATCCGCGACTACAttgacctccataccgtcttccGTGACGTAGCCCAAACCAAGACCATTCCTATCCGCTTCGTCATCGTCGATGCGCCTACATCCTATAATGTCCTCCTAGGCCGCCCTTCACTCAACACCCTCAGTGCTGTTGTCTCCACACCTcatctggccatgaa AAACCACCCCCTAGAGCTCCCTAGTGGCTGTACCATCAAACTCGATACTGAGCTCGAGTCTGAACAGCGCGACATCATAACACCCACCATTTTCCACAACTCGGAcctcttcgcttggtcagctGCTGACTTACCTGGAGTTGACCCTCAAGTGGCATCCCATAAGTTATCCATTTACAAGGAGGCCCAATATGTCtcccagaaaaaatgcaaacttgGTGAGGAGCGACGCCTAGCGGCGATGGCCGAGGCCGATAAATTGCTGAGCGCGGGGTTTATCGAAGAAGCCCACTATACCACTTGGCTCTCTAACGTGGTCCTAGtcaagaaagccaatggcaagtGGCGAATGTGTGTTGATTATACCGATGTTAACAAAGCCTGTCCTAGAGACGCCTACCCATTACCCAATATTGACTGA